The bacterium genome has a segment encoding these proteins:
- a CDS encoding malate synthase G: protein MTYETLGRLEVASPLADFVSHRLAPGTNVGVGDFWSSLEQIVERFTPRVRASLDERDDLQARIDSWHLDRGSEPEGAADFLRSIGYLVEDPGPVPVTTAGVDPEIASLAGPQLVVPLDNARYALNAANARWGSLYDAFYGTDAIDEAEGAERSGPYNPMRGQRVIDRVRALLNDHVPLSSGSHADSVAYTVTANGLRVELTDGTSAELIVPEQFAGYTGMASAPETVLLRKHGLHIELVIDRDHAIGRDDPAGVADVMMESALTAIMDLEDSVAAVDAEDKTLAYANWLGLMQGTLTASFTKGGQAMTRSLNADSTVIDRLGSPMTVRRRSVMLIRSVGLHMETDMVRLNSQPIPETIVDVAVAAWGALHNQTGSGPHRNSQTGSVYIVMPKLHGPRETALIRELFTEVEGILSLSPNTLKMGIMDEERRTSLNLAACIAEASERVVFINTGFLDRTGDDIHTNMEAGAMVPKAEIKASGWLNAYEEANVAVGLAMGLPGHAQIGKGMWARPDDMAAMLDEKIGHPQAGATTAWVPSPTAATLHALHYLETDVAARQTEIANSPPDRAEAVQAMLAPAVLPSDRELSPAEIQRDLDNNAQGILGYVTRWVGQGVGCSKVPDIDNVALMEDRATLRISSQHIANWLHHGLLSEEQVVETMLRMASVVDSQNADDPAYEPMSSDLATSIPFSAALALVLEGRDQPNGYTEPILTAHRRRQKASG from the coding sequence ATGACCTACGAGACCCTTGGAAGGCTCGAAGTGGCCAGCCCGCTGGCCGACTTCGTCAGCCATCGGCTTGCTCCTGGCACCAACGTGGGGGTCGGAGACTTCTGGTCGTCCTTGGAGCAGATCGTCGAACGCTTCACGCCGCGGGTGCGAGCCAGCTTGGATGAGCGCGACGACCTACAGGCTCGAATCGACTCCTGGCACCTTGACCGGGGTTCGGAACCCGAGGGGGCGGCCGACTTTCTGCGCTCCATCGGGTACCTGGTCGAAGATCCCGGACCAGTGCCGGTGACCACCGCGGGGGTGGACCCTGAAATTGCGTCGTTGGCCGGGCCGCAGCTCGTTGTGCCGCTGGACAACGCCCGCTATGCGCTCAACGCGGCCAACGCTCGCTGGGGCAGTCTGTACGACGCCTTCTACGGCACCGACGCAATCGACGAGGCGGAGGGCGCCGAGCGGAGTGGGCCATACAACCCGATGCGGGGCCAGCGGGTAATCGATCGAGTTCGGGCTCTGCTGAACGACCATGTTCCGTTGTCCTCCGGCTCCCATGCCGACTCGGTGGCCTACACGGTGACTGCCAATGGGCTGCGGGTTGAACTTACCGATGGCACTTCCGCAGAGCTGATCGTTCCCGAGCAGTTTGCCGGGTATACCGGTATGGCTTCGGCACCCGAAACAGTGCTGCTGCGCAAGCACGGCCTCCACATTGAGCTGGTGATCGACCGCGACCACGCCATCGGCCGAGATGACCCCGCAGGGGTGGCTGATGTGATGATGGAATCGGCCCTGACCGCGATCATGGACCTTGAAGACTCGGTAGCCGCGGTGGATGCGGAGGACAAGACCCTGGCCTATGCCAACTGGCTCGGCCTGATGCAGGGCACTCTCACCGCTTCATTCACCAAGGGCGGGCAGGCCATGACCCGCAGCCTGAATGCCGACTCGACGGTGATCGACCGGTTGGGAAGTCCCATGACGGTGCGTCGTCGCAGCGTCATGTTGATCCGCAGTGTGGGCCTGCACATGGAAACCGACATGGTTCGCCTGAATAGCCAGCCGATTCCAGAGACCATCGTCGACGTGGCGGTGGCAGCTTGGGGTGCCCTCCACAATCAGACCGGCTCTGGCCCCCATCGCAACAGCCAAACCGGGTCGGTGTACATCGTGATGCCCAAGCTGCACGGTCCCCGCGAAACGGCTCTGATCCGTGAATTGTTCACTGAGGTTGAGGGCATCTTGAGCCTTTCTCCCAACACGCTGAAAATGGGGATCATGGACGAGGAGCGCCGGACGTCTCTCAATTTGGCCGCCTGCATTGCCGAGGCCTCAGAGCGGGTGGTGTTCATCAACACCGGCTTTCTGGACCGAACCGGCGATGACATCCATACCAACATGGAAGCCGGCGCCATGGTCCCCAAAGCGGAGATCAAGGCGTCGGGATGGCTGAACGCCTATGAGGAGGCCAATGTGGCCGTCGGGCTGGCTATGGGTCTGCCGGGGCATGCCCAGATAGGCAAGGGAATGTGGGCTCGGCCCGACGACATGGCGGCCATGCTGGACGAGAAGATTGGCCATCCTCAAGCGGGAGCAACCACCGCGTGGGTCCCCTCCCCCACCGCGGCCACTTTGCACGCACTGCACTATCTGGAAACCGACGTTGCCGCTCGACAGACCGAGATTGCAAACTCGCCGCCAGACCGTGCCGAGGCCGTTCAAGCCATGCTCGCCCCCGCGGTCTTACCGTCGGATCGCGAGCTCTCCCCGGCGGAGATCCAACGGGATCTGGACAACAACGCCCAAGGAATCCTGGGTTACGTGACCCGATGGGTGGGCCAGGGAGTGGGATGTTCCAAAGTGCCCGATATCGACAACGTCGCTTTGATGGAAGACCGGGCCACCCTTCGGATCTCGTCCCAGCACATCGCCAACTGGCTCCACCACGGGCTGCTGTCGGAAGAGCAGGTAGTGGAGACCATGCTACGCATGGCCTCTGTGGTTGACAGCCAGAACGCCGACGATCCTGCCTACGAGCCCATGAGCAGTGACTTGGCGACCAGTATTCCGTTCAGCGCGGCTCTGGCTTTGGTGCTGGAAGGCCGCGATCAGCCCAACGGCTACACCGAGCCGATCCTCACCGCCCACCGCCGCCGCCAAAAGGCGTCCGGTTGA
- a CDS encoding isocitrate lyase family protein, whose amino-acid sequence MAANVAGSFDAEVRSTQSWMVSPRFEGITRLYSARQVVEQRGNLNQDHTVARLASERFYARLRELFEQGRCISTFGPYSPGQAVAMKRAGIEGIYLGGWATSAKGSLHEDPGPDLASYPLGMVPDEAAGLVRALLTADRNQRFARSRMSIEERMRSPEVDFTPSIIADADTGHGGDAHVRNLIRRFVEAGVPGYHIEDQKPGVKKCGHQGGKVLVPCDEQIKRLNAARFQLDVMGVPGIIVARTDAEAANLLDGGTDERDQPFIMGATQQSVPSYKDAYLAVLRLLAEAGVEGVNGHLLYAVPENRYKRAIAWLDQTGVNQIIEKAAVIYHSSPDPRADDAVDRASDALAEAWHRASGLATYAQAVADQLSLRASEGESFGMEVGEWLGFARTVDTATARSRAAEKGLDVAWNAEVARTTEGYYQVQGGIPYAVAKSLAVAPYCDLLWMETKTADLGDAKEFAQAVHAVYPDKMLAYNLSPSFNWDTTGMTEDEMREFPAELGRLGFVFNFITYGGHQIDGMAGEEFAASLQQDGMLALARLQRKFRLVDSPYKTPQTLVGGPRLDAALMASSGRTATTRAMGKGSTQFQHLVQTEVPTRELEGWLERWALHNNVDAELNVQLRPYTAGSEILELVVRSGDNDLANVVFGVLHDRRRRAILSVRDQNTHSPALRRKRLMTLMHLYLIRRYNAVSVQYLTPTEDNFRQAAGMRGLGFYSSVSDEVGQITVADVDEAVVANLVNDDDALQGLIQGRGA is encoded by the coding sequence ATGGCCGCCAACGTTGCCGGTTCATTCGATGCCGAGGTCCGATCCACCCAGTCGTGGATGGTCTCGCCCCGCTTCGAGGGGATCACCCGCCTGTACTCGGCCCGTCAAGTAGTGGAGCAACGCGGGAATCTCAATCAGGATCACACCGTGGCTCGATTGGCGTCCGAGCGGTTTTATGCCCGCTTGCGGGAGTTGTTTGAGCAAGGGAGGTGCATCTCAACCTTCGGCCCCTACTCTCCGGGCCAGGCGGTGGCTATGAAGCGAGCCGGAATTGAGGGGATCTACCTGGGCGGATGGGCCACCTCCGCGAAGGGCTCATTGCACGAGGATCCCGGTCCCGATTTGGCCAGCTACCCGCTGGGCATGGTTCCCGATGAGGCGGCAGGTTTGGTCCGTGCGCTGTTGACCGCCGACCGCAACCAGCGGTTCGCCCGATCGCGGATGAGCATTGAAGAGCGCATGCGCTCCCCGGAGGTGGACTTCACCCCGTCGATAATTGCCGACGCCGATACCGGCCACGGCGGTGACGCCCACGTCAGAAATCTGATCCGCCGATTCGTCGAGGCCGGAGTGCCCGGGTACCACATCGAGGACCAAAAGCCGGGGGTCAAGAAGTGCGGGCATCAAGGCGGCAAGGTGTTGGTGCCGTGCGACGAACAGATCAAGCGGCTCAATGCGGCCCGATTCCAGTTGGATGTGATGGGCGTTCCCGGCATCATCGTGGCCCGTACCGATGCCGAGGCGGCCAATTTGCTGGACGGCGGCACCGACGAGCGCGATCAGCCGTTCATAATGGGGGCCACCCAGCAATCAGTCCCGTCGTACAAGGATGCCTATCTGGCGGTCTTGCGCCTGCTTGCCGAAGCTGGCGTGGAAGGGGTGAACGGTCATCTGCTGTATGCCGTGCCCGAGAACCGCTACAAGCGGGCCATCGCCTGGCTCGATCAAACCGGGGTCAACCAGATCATCGAGAAAGCCGCGGTCATCTACCACTCCTCACCCGACCCCCGGGCCGACGACGCCGTGGACAGAGCCTCCGATGCGCTGGCTGAAGCGTGGCACCGGGCGTCGGGGCTGGCCACGTATGCCCAGGCCGTGGCCGACCAGCTGTCGCTGCGGGCATCGGAGGGAGAGAGCTTCGGAATGGAAGTGGGGGAGTGGCTCGGCTTCGCTCGCACGGTCGACACCGCAACCGCCCGAAGCCGGGCCGCGGAGAAGGGCCTTGACGTGGCCTGGAACGCAGAGGTGGCCCGAACCACCGAGGGCTACTACCAGGTGCAGGGGGGCATCCCCTACGCAGTGGCCAAGTCACTGGCCGTGGCCCCGTACTGCGACCTGCTGTGGATGGAGACCAAGACTGCCGACCTCGGGGATGCCAAGGAATTCGCCCAGGCGGTCCATGCCGTGTACCCCGACAAGATGCTGGCCTACAACCTTTCGCCCTCCTTCAACTGGGACACCACCGGCATGACCGAAGACGAGATGCGCGAATTTCCCGCCGAGCTGGGTCGACTCGGATTTGTGTTCAACTTCATTACCTACGGCGGCCACCAGATCGACGGCATGGCCGGCGAGGAGTTCGCCGCATCCCTTCAACAGGACGGCATGCTGGCTCTGGCGCGGCTTCAAAGAAAGTTCCGCCTGGTCGATTCCCCGTACAAGACCCCTCAAACCCTGGTGGGGGGACCTCGGCTCGATGCCGCACTCATGGCCAGCTCCGGCCGCACCGCTACCACCCGGGCCATGGGCAAGGGATCGACCCAGTTCCAACACCTCGTTCAGACCGAGGTGCCCACCCGGGAGCTCGAAGGCTGGTTGGAGCGATGGGCGTTGCACAACAACGTCGATGCCGAATTGAATGTGCAATTGCGCCCCTACACAGCAGGGTCCGAGATCCTCGAACTCGTGGTTCGCAGCGGTGACAACGACCTTGCCAATGTGGTGTTCGGGGTGCTCCACGACCGGCGCCGTCGGGCAATTCTCTCGGTACGCGACCAGAACACCCACAGTCCGGCGCTGCGTCGCAAACGGCTGATGACCCTGATGCACCTCTATCTGATCCGGCGCTACAACGCAGTATCGGTCCAGTATCTGACCCCCACCGAGGACAACTTTCGACAGGCCGCGGGTATGCGAGGTTTGGGGTTCTACTCCTCGGTATCCGACGAGGTGGGGCAGATCACCGTGGCCGATGTCGACGAAGCAGTGGTGGCCAACCTGGTAAACGACGACGACGCCCTGCAAGGACTCATCCAAGGCCGAGGTGCTTAG
- a CDS encoding MFS transporter: MRHQRHQFRWVLLGALWMVYFSFGLAVFSMAPLVETIREDLNMSKGAMGTVLGAWPLVFLVAALPSGALVDRLGLRRSLGIATVLISVSALLRPVADSFIALFGSVAVFGLGGPLVSVGAPKLISVWFDDQERAMVMGVTMTAPAIGGVLPLVTANSVLMPAFDQSWRATLLVYALITVGVIAIWLLAAAAAERVAPGADRDADPAPGFSGAWELLSRRAVQLMLVMALGMFFFNHALNGWLPTVIEDRGFSSSVAGYLAGAVTALSIVGALLGPRSIPESSRIAVMAAVFALFGMAIVLLTVDGRPATFVGLAIIGLSKGLAVPMALLVMMQLPGVAQRNMGAAGGLFFTVGEAGGVTGPILFGVFSDLGGSTAGLVLLAGVAMATAVLAFLLRSAMAGTPLPVGKS; this comes from the coding sequence GTGCGCCATCAACGCCATCAGTTCCGCTGGGTGCTGCTCGGCGCGCTGTGGATGGTGTACTTCTCCTTCGGGCTGGCGGTGTTCTCCATGGCGCCACTGGTGGAGACCATCCGCGAAGACCTCAACATGAGCAAGGGGGCCATGGGCACGGTGCTGGGCGCATGGCCGCTGGTGTTCCTGGTGGCGGCACTCCCCTCCGGCGCGCTGGTCGACCGGCTTGGGTTGCGTCGTTCGCTGGGTATCGCCACCGTCCTTATCTCGGTCTCCGCACTGTTGCGCCCAGTGGCCGACAGCTTCATCGCCCTGTTCGGCTCGGTGGCGGTATTTGGCTTGGGCGGGCCCCTGGTGTCGGTGGGCGCCCCCAAGCTAATCAGCGTTTGGTTCGATGACCAGGAGCGAGCCATGGTCATGGGGGTCACAATGACCGCCCCGGCAATTGGCGGCGTCCTCCCCTTGGTCACTGCCAACAGCGTGCTGATGCCTGCCTTCGACCAGAGTTGGCGGGCCACCCTGTTGGTGTATGCCCTGATCACCGTGGGGGTCATAGCCATCTGGCTCCTAGCGGCTGCCGCGGCCGAGAGGGTCGCTCCCGGCGCCGATCGCGATGCCGATCCCGCTCCCGGGTTCTCCGGTGCCTGGGAACTGCTCAGCCGTAGAGCGGTCCAGCTCATGCTGGTCATGGCTTTGGGCATGTTCTTCTTCAACCACGCGCTCAACGGGTGGCTCCCGACCGTGATCGAAGACCGGGGGTTCTCCAGTTCAGTGGCGGGCTATTTGGCGGGTGCGGTCACGGCATTAAGCATCGTCGGTGCACTGTTGGGCCCCCGGTCCATCCCTGAAAGCAGCCGAATCGCCGTCATGGCAGCGGTTTTCGCTCTATTCGGCATGGCCATCGTCTTGCTCACCGTCGACGGCAGGCCAGCTACGTTCGTCGGTTTGGCCATCATCGGATTGAGCAAGGGACTTGCCGTGCCGATGGCTTTGCTGGTGATGATGCAGCTTCCTGGGGTTGCCCAGCGCAACATGGGCGCGGCGGGCGGGCTGTTCTTCACAGTGGGAGAGGCCGGCGGCGTAACCGGCCCAATTCTGTTCGGCGTGTTCTCCGATCTGGGCGGATCAACCGCTGGACTGGTGCTGCTGGCCGGGGTGGCCATGGCTACCGCTGTGCTTGCCTTCCTGCTTCGCTCTGCGATGGCCGGTACTCCCCTGCCCGTTGGCAAGAGCTAG
- a CDS encoding SDR family NAD(P)-dependent oxidoreductase translates to MGTAVVTGAGQGLGRAISKRLAADGHRIVAVDLNPETAAATAEKLDGQWRQCDVSDPESVAALAESLTHVDVLVNNAGIWIFADMDDMTPEDVRRVLEVNVMGVFYCTQALAPLMGPGSAIVNLSSSAANSNSPGVGIYPPSKAAVESFTKQTALELGRRGIRVNAVGPGMIQTEGTQVNYEGELGRRRAKAVPLGRNGQPDDIADVVGFLASDDARYVTGQVIYVDGGLSAGRAAL, encoded by the coding sequence ATGGGTACAGCAGTGGTAACCGGCGCCGGGCAGGGGCTCGGACGGGCGATTTCGAAGCGGCTAGCGGCGGACGGCCATCGCATTGTGGCGGTGGACCTGAACCCCGAGACTGCCGCAGCCACCGCGGAGAAGCTTGACGGGCAATGGCGGCAGTGCGATGTGTCCGATCCGGAATCGGTGGCGGCTCTAGCTGAATCGCTCACCCACGTGGACGTGCTGGTGAACAATGCCGGTATCTGGATCTTCGCCGACATGGACGACATGACCCCTGAGGATGTGCGCCGGGTGCTGGAGGTGAACGTGATGGGCGTGTTCTATTGCACCCAGGCATTGGCCCCGCTGATGGGACCGGGTTCCGCCATCGTCAACCTCTCGTCCAGCGCCGCCAATTCCAACTCGCCCGGGGTGGGCATCTACCCTCCGTCCAAGGCCGCAGTGGAAAGCTTCACCAAGCAAACCGCCTTGGAATTGGGCCGCCGGGGCATACGGGTCAATGCCGTCGGCCCGGGGATGATCCAAACCGAGGGCACCCAGGTCAACTACGAGGGCGAGCTAGGCCGGCGCCGGGCTAAGGCCGTGCCTTTAGGCCGAAACGGACAGCCTGACGACATTGCCGATGTGGTGGGATTTTTGGCCTCCGACGATGCCCGCTATGTGACGGGCCAGGTGATCTACGTCGACGGCGGCCTCAGCGCCGGTCGAGCTGCCCTCTAG